TGAGGGTGAGGGCTGGGTGGGATGGAGGGGACGCGACAGCCGGCGGGGACACGGGGAGCTGGCTCTGCAGGGTTGGGGAGCAGGGGGGACGGATGGGGCCAGCACTGTGCCCCCCCCTCTTTGCAGGATGCCTTGCAAGTCGGGGGGCAGCTGGCAGCTCTGTTTTTAGGATTGGCTTTGGGGTTGATTCACCCTGGGTTGGTTATTTGCTACCTGCGCCAGGGTGCGTGTTGGTGCAAGGCTGGGTGGGGTGTGCAGAGACTGGGGGGAGATCATGCTGGGCACCCCACggggacacggacagggggatgatcccagtgctgggcagccccagctccatcGAGGTggctgggaagggaagaaaaagccaagGGAGCTGAGCCCACACCCAGAGCAGCGAGGGGTGAGCCAGGGCCacacagagggaggaagaaaatgcctcctcctcctcctccagcaagGCCCCTGCTGCTAGAGCCATTTCTGGGCTGCTTGCACCCAGGCTAAAAccctggggctcagcacccagaGCCATGGGGTTCAGCACCCAGAGCCCTGGGGTTTAACACCCTGAGCTATGGGGTTCAGCACCCAGAGCCCTGGGGTTTAACACCCTGAGCTATGGGGTTCAGCACCCAGAGCCCTGGGGTTCAGCACCCAGAGCCCTAGCAGTCTGCACAAGCACAGGGAGCAAAGCCCGTCCCCAGCACGAGCAGCCACAGCGGAGGTGCTGACGAGGCTGAGCAGAGGCAGtaggtgggttttggggtcccaGAGAGCAGGACTGGGTGTCCCCAtcccagcagtgccagcaccccATGGAGcaggagggtggtgggtgcaatgGGCCGGGGTTTGGAGGGTGGGAGTGAGGTTGGGGCAGCCCAATGGGCACCCACCAGCCCAGCCAAGCGCCCTTCACCCCAGTGGGGACCCGGCTGGCACCCCGGGACAGGCAGGGTGGGGGAAGACAGGAGATGGAAGAACAAAACGGAAAAAGCAGAGTGGTGTTTCAAAACAGCAGGCcgttgtttgtctttttttttttttttgtcctttttttttgtcctttttttttgtcttttttcttttgtttttgtttccttttctccgCCGCACATATATACAGACACCGTGAGGTTTGCTGAAGGCAACATCTCAGATCAGATCAGTGTGAGATATGGAGAGCCGGGACCCGCGGGGGGGTCCGGCGGCCCCACAGTAAGACAACATCGCCGGGACCCCCCCCTTGTACACggtcccctcccccccccccccccaatccctcccccctcccccctgtGCAGCGATCGCGGGCCGGGGGATCCCGTTCCGTCTCCCGGCCGCGCCAGGCCGGGTTttgccggggcccggcgggggggggaaaaCCCGGCGCTGGCTCTACCCCGCCCGGAACggactctttttttgtttgtttgaggggggggacacggggcggcAGCGCTGCGCCCACCTGCAGCGGGGCGGCTCCCGgtacggcccggcccggcccggctcggccccgctcccggggcaCTGCCTCCTCCGCCGGTCCCTCGCAGGCGGCCCGCGGGGGGGGCTACAGCGGCTGCCTCTGCGGGGAGAAGGGGGGCGTCAGCCCGGTGGggttgttgttgggggggggagggtttGGCCCCTGCGTCCGGTCCCCGGGTCAGCAGGCACCCTGCCCACCCGTGAATAAGCACGCACCCACCCGAGATGCAGTGTGGGTTCAAATACCACCCACCACCTTGTCAGGGAAGGGGGATAAAACCCCCATAAAcccggggggaaggggggggcccAAACCCGGCGCCCACTCGTCTGCCCCCGCAGCGGAGGGCTCCTGGGTGCCCTGGTACCCCCCCAGGGACACGATGCCCCTTGTCACGCGGGGTGGGTGTGCCGTGGAGCAGGGTGTCCCCGGGGGGACAGCAAACAGccccatggggggggggggtgtccattGTGGGGGTGCACGGGGGGGTGTGGGCTTACCTTATGTTTGGGACATTTCAGAGAGAAGCTCTCTTCGGTTAATAAGCAACCTGCGAGGAGAGGAGAAGCCATGTCAGGTCCCCACGCGGCAGGACAGCTGTCCCCGAGTGGTGGGGACGCAGTGTCCTCCCTGGCCCATGGCCTCCCGTGCAGGATGGGTTCAGCTGAGGTCGCCCAAACTCGTGACACCAGCCAGCACTGCCGGTGCAGAGCGGGGGGGAATCGCCATCCCGGCAAGCAGGGAGCCGTGAGCCCCTGCCACTGACCCGGGTAGCCAGGGCTGAGGGTGCCAGGGGACCTCACGCTCACCTGTGTCAACGGCACATGCGTAGTGGTAGGTGTGGGGACACCCCTTCTGGCAGCAGCCCACGGTGGCTCCCGCTTGCTGGCAGCTCGAGCACTTCTTTAAACACAGACCCGGGAATTCACAGCAGGGAAGGAGAgatgtggagagagagagagaccccGTCAGAGCCCAGCGCAGGAGCAGAGCACCCCGATGGCTCCGGCGGCGAGGACATCGTGGTGGCGTCCCTgagcccctccagccccatgcTGCCTCCCCCCCCGACTGTTGTGCCAGGCACCATCCTTCCCCCCGTGCCAGCACACCACGGGCGACACTGTGCCTCTTGCTCAACTGTCTGCAGCCACGCAGGAGGTCTCCCCCCACCGTAGCGCTCCCCAGGATGGCACCGAGCCTGCAGCCATCCTCCATGAGGCAGGAGGTGTGGAGGTGAAAGGACATGACCAGGGCCATGCCATGGCTCAGTGGCAGTGGTGATGGGGTGACTGAGGTGTCTCCCGTCTCCTGCCCTGTCGCcagtgggtgctgcagggaggggagcacccagccccacagtgtgggcagggagagggcagcagcctcCAGGCAGCCATTCCGCGAGCATGTCTGCCCCAAACCTGGTACCGGTGGGCTTGCTGGAGACCCCCTGCCCAGCTTCTGCTGGGTGGCTGtgccttccctctccccagcacaaaAATCTCGCAATCCCTTGGTGGTCTCCCAGCAGCACCCTCCCTATTTTTCCCACTTGAAGTGTCCGTGCTCCTCTCACTCCGGGAGAGGAGCAGGGTAGGGCCGttccctccctccagctctgctgcccatcaCTGTGGCATCAGGCCACATCACGCCCATTTTCATCTCCCATCCTGCCTTCACCAGGCTGCGTTTGACCACCTCAGAGTCACCACCCCACGCAacacagggctgggctgggcgatGTGACCCACCGGGCTCAGCATCCTCACGGTCCCTGGGGAGAGGGGGACCCTGCTGCCCTCCCAAAACATAACAACATAGATATGCTTCTACGTCTAAAAGGGGGGTTTTTAGGTGCTATCAGAGATGCGGCAGCACAAATCTCGCGGGAAGTCAGAGGGGTTCGTGGCGCCTGAACGCCCGCCCCGCTCTCCCTGGGCGACTCGTCGGGGCCAACCCTATTAATTTTCATCCCGGCTGGCAGTGAGCCGCGGGAACGGCTCCAGGTGAAGGAGGCTGGTGGGAGATGCCGCCTCGGGGTGCGGTGCCGTGCGGGTGGCTGAGCTCTTACCAGGTCGGCAGCCGCTTTGACAGCTTCCTGCAGCCCGTAGAGCTTCCCCGCCACCAGGAAAACCCCAGCGGTCCATACGGCACAGGCCTCGTGCAGCCAGTGCTCCTGCGTGTCACCCGCCGGCTCCTGCAGCGGGGACTCAGCCTTGTGACATTCGTGCCGCCGGGGCTTTTCGGCCGCTTCCTCGCCCTCTGTCCTCTCGTCACAGCAGTAGCAGCTCTGCAGCCTACGAAACATGCCCCGCGGGCTGGAGCGCAGCGCGCTCTGCTTGGCCGCCTCGGCAGCACCCTCTGGCCGCGCCGCCTTGCCACCGGCACCGCAGCCACCCTCCGTCCCCCGGGGCGCCCGGTCAGCCGCGGTGGGTGGGACGGCGTCCTCGCCCGGCCCCTCTGCCCGCGCCTTCTCCTTCAGTCGCGACTTCTTCTTGGGCAGGCAGTCCTCGGGGTAGTAGGGCCCGCAGAGGTCCCCTAGGTCCTTGTAGTTGGCGGGGTTGCGGCACAGGCAGCAGACCAGGCAGGCAGCGCTCAGCGCCTTCGACACCACCGGCCCCATGTGCATGGTGGAGGAGGCGGGCAGGGATGCCCGTGGTCGCGGCGCCGGCCCGGTTGGTCCCCGTTGCAGCCGGGCCTCCTCGCCGGGCGAGTTGACGACGGTGCAGGCGGTGGTGAACTCGCCGCGCCGTTCCACGCGGACATAAGGGGCAAAGGGGGGGGCCCGGCTGTCCGCCCGCAGCCGCTTGCAAGAGATGTACTTCAGCCGGATCTCGGGCTCGGCGGGGTGCAGCAACGGGGCTTGCTGGGCCTGCCGCCGCCGCTTGCCGCGGCTCTTGCACCGTGCCGGCACCGCCTTGGCCTTGCCATGGGCCAGACGCTTCCGCTGCCTCTTGGAGTAGCCATTGTAGTTGGAGTGGTTGGCCCGTGGCTTCGGCCCCCGCGCCGGACCGGCAGTGGGGCGTCCCTCAGAGGGgccctcacccccccccgcctccttctCCTCGCTCTTTGGTTTCTTGCCCTCCCGCGGCACCTCCTCCCCGCCGCCTGGGCCGGCCGCACGCTCCCGGGGCAGCGACGGCGGTGCAGGGCCCAGGGGCACCTTGGCCATGCCCAGCGTTGCTGCTTTGCCCTTGCGGTTCCTCTTCTTGGGCAGTAGCCCCAAGCTCTTGGCCACCACGGTGGAGCCGGGCTGGGCCCCCGGGGCCAGCGTACAGGCCTCACCCTGGCAGCTGTCAGTGGAGAGCTTCTTCCCGCCACCCAGCTTCCCCTTTGGTGCTCGGCCATTGGGGTTTCGGCAGAGCTGCTCGGCCAACGGCATGACGGGTGCCTTCTGTGCCGCTGTCGGCTTCGGCAGCCGCATGTCACCCGCCACCAGGGCCATCCCGCTGTGCTTCACCGGCCGCTCCCTCTCCGCCGCCACTGGGCTCAAGGAGGTGCCGTAGGCAGCCGCTGTGGCCGCCGCTGTCCCCGCTGTGGCCGCTGGTTTGCAGGCAAACTTCTTCAGGTTGGGTGAGGTGATCTTCTGGACGATGGCCTCCAGCTTGAGGCCACGGCCCTTGCGGGGAGGCAGCACTTTGGTCTTGGTGGCCTCCTGGAAGGCTGCCCGGGAGGTGATCTTGATGCAGACATCGGGGGCTTCTTTTGGCGCGGGGGGCTTTGGGATGGCTTCACCAGAGCTCTTGGGGGGCAGTTTGCTTTTCACCTTCTTGGCCACAGGCATCTTCTTGAAGAGGCTGGGGGGTGCCTCTGGTTTCTCCTCCTTCACTCCGCTGCTGTTGCTCCGCAGGACCAGGTTCCTCTTCTtggcagggatgggggagatGAAGGTGGACTTCCTCTTCAGCGAGTGCAGGGGCCGCTCGGACATCTTGCCCCCCACGCCCGGCCCCGCTTTGGGCAGCTTCATCCGGGCGCCCACCTTCCCCTCCTTgtgggggctgcccggggctgccAGCTTGAAGGCAGGCGGGAGGTGGTTGTTGGAGATGAGCTTCTTGGGTGCCTTGCAGTTCTTCAGCCGCACGTCGGCTGCCCTCTTGCCCCGCCGCCTCTTGGTGTAAAAAACCTCCTGCGTCTTCGTCCGGGAGCGCAAAATCATTGACCGCTGGTCCCTCTCCCCTGCCTCCACCGCGTCCCCCTCCGGCAGTGTTGGCCCCGCCATTTCCTCCGTCACCACCAAGCCAGGCACCAGGAGGGTGGCGTCGCTGGCGTTCTGGACCACCTTGGGGGCCGGCCGGCTGCTGCGCTTCCTGGCTTTGAAAGCCACCCGCTGCTTCACACCGCAGGCCGGTTtctttcccagcttctcctgGTGCGCGGGGGCCTTCAGCCCCTCCAGCGGGGCTGGGGCACGGGGCTCAGCGAGGGCGGTGAAGGAGCGGGTGCACATGCGTGCTGGCAGACCCTCGGCTGGAAACCGGGGCGTTTGGCTGTGGGCGTTCTTGCTTGGAATCTCCGCTTGGCCATCTGGTCCGAGGCAAGCACTGGCCATGCCGCCAGTTGCCGGCAGGTCATCAAAAGGGCTCGGCACAGCGCTGCTGGGGCCGTCCGCCTCCGGCAGCCGGCAGTGGACCCTCTTGTTGCGGAGGCTCTTGCCCCGTGAGACAGGCTCCGTCTTCCCCAGCACATTTTCAGGGGTGAGTTGCTGCTTCACCGCAACTGACGGGGCAGATTCAGCATCGGCCGCCTGTGGATGTGACGTCTCCCCTCCGCTGTTCTCCTCCTCAGGCTggatgtggggcagggaggaCTTGAACCAGCTCTTCACCTTGGTTTCCGTGCCCACAGCGGGACCCAGCAGGATGACAGACTGGCCAGAGAGGCGCGCAGAGGGAGCCGAGCAATCCTTCTCCACTGTGCTGACCGTCTCCTCGGCGGACACGGGCACCTCGCTGGAGGACAGCACGGCGGGCATCTCCAGGGGCTTGGGCGGCGAGGCGTCGTACGTCACCGACTTCTGCTCCGAGCTGGCCAGCTCGCAGAGCGAGGAGTACTCCTCTGCCTCCAGGTCTGACTCCTTCAGCTCCGGCGAGGAGATGATGGGGATTTCACTGAAGTCCCCGGCCGAGCAGCAGTGTCGGGTGTCCTGCAGCCACCTCTCACTATCTGCCTTTGCTGCTTCGTCGTAGGTCAGCgtttcctcctgctcctcctccatcgCTTGCTGGGCAAAGTCCCGGGCCGGCTCGCTCTTGGCTGGCTGTTCGCCATCGCACAGATCCAAGCCgcaggcattttttttctccttgcaggAGCCCACCAATTTGCTGGGGAACAAGCCCTTGGGGAGGTCagtggcttgcaggtccttccaCCGCAGGCACGCCTCGCCCAGGCTCTCCTCCGGCCACTCGAAGTGCTCCATGGCGTTCTCTGATGCCACCGAATTGGCGGTGGTGTTTGAGTAGCAGCTGTAGCCGGCGGCTCCGGCGCTCGACGTCGCCACTGGGATGCTAGGCTTGGAGTTGAAGGCCAGTGAGGCAGTGTCCTTCAGTGCGTCCTTGGTCTCAGCGGCTGTGAACTCCACCTGGGGACCCTCGTACACCTCGTCGACGAAGTCCTTCCCTGCGCTGGCCCCCGAAGCCTTGTCCAGCTTGAGGGGCTCGGTGAGCGTGCTGGAGTCACCCTGGCTGGGCCAGGCACCCTTCACCATGGAGTCCAGGCAGGGCCGATGGTTCTCCAGCTGGAAGGGTGACTTGGTGGCCTCCTTGCTCAGCATAGGCGAGTTGGCCCAGGCTTTGTCTGCCTTCTCGCTGATGGCGTCCTGCAGGACGATGATCTCGGAAGCCAGCTCCTCCTGGGACAGGGCGCTGAGGAGCAGCCGGGGACAGTCCCGTTCGTTTGTCACGTACTTGGTGAAGGTCTCGAGGGGCAGGCTGGCGTGGATGCTCTGGAAGGAGTCATCCGATTTGGTGGACATGTC
The DNA window shown above is from Athene noctua chromosome 15, bAthNoc1.hap1.1, whole genome shotgun sequence and carries:
- the RAI1 gene encoding retinoic acid-induced protein 1, giving the protein MQSFRERCGFHGNQQSYQPTSQDTSRLENYRHQSQAGPNCERQRLVAKEYYSQQQLPYSGYENSAVEKYHRGNKQLAGQQLQGRPAFSNYTVQENSPYPARYSGDESLQAWGGQPQALPGGMAKYEDSLMKKTAALAGGRPYHEPAAASLPFRTHFQQQQQQQQQQQQQQQQQQQQQQQQQQQPPALPYPKLQRQKLPNDVSSPMPFSQSPHFGQHSQSFPASSTYSSVPGGSQPAHSYKSCTAPSGQPPLERPLGSAASLAPGPRVPNLHGYQPNRIGYEQPPQPPPQPPQPQPPQPPQPPQPPQPPQPLQGRHHAPETLHYQNLAKYQHYNQPGQTYCQGDAPPVRTPEQYYQTFSPSASHSPARSVGRSPSYSSTPSPLMPNLENFQYSQQPLSAGAFPAGIADHSHFMPLLNPSPTDGTSPDTQSGNCKNLQKEKLPENLLSDLSLQSLTALTSQVENISNTVQQLLLSKAAVPQKKGIKTPARTPEQLKGQHCSPESSTYSAEQVGTPLSDPLSTPQSVHAETQDTDYLSGSEDQLERSFLYCNQNRSPARVNSNSKAKPESVSTCSVTSPDDMSTKSDDSFQSIHASLPLETFTKYVTNERDCPRLLLSALSQEELASEIIVLQDAISEKADKAWANSPMLSKEATKSPFQLENHRPCLDSMVKGAWPSQGDSSTLTEPLKLDKASGASAGKDFVDEVYEGPQVEFTAAETKDALKDTASLAFNSKPSIPVATSSAGAAGYSCYSNTTANSVASENAMEHFEWPEESLGEACLRWKDLQATDLPKGLFPSKLVGSCKEKKNACGLDLCDGEQPAKSEPARDFAQQAMEEEQEETLTYDEAAKADSERWLQDTRHCCSAGDFSEIPIISSPELKESDLEAEEYSSLCELASSEQKSVTYDASPPKPLEMPAVLSSSEVPVSAEETVSTVEKDCSAPSARLSGQSVILLGPAVGTETKVKSWFKSSLPHIQPEEENSGGETSHPQAADAESAPSVAVKQQLTPENVLGKTEPVSRGKSLRNKRVHCRLPEADGPSSAVPSPFDDLPATGGMASACLGPDGQAEIPSKNAHSQTPRFPAEGLPARMCTRSFTALAEPRAPAPLEGLKAPAHQEKLGKKPACGVKQRVAFKARKRSSRPAPKVVQNASDATLLVPGLVVTEEMAGPTLPEGDAVEAGERDQRSMILRSRTKTQEVFYTKRRRGKRAADVRLKNCKAPKKLISNNHLPPAFKLAAPGSPHKEGKVGARMKLPKAGPGVGGKMSERPLHSLKRKSTFISPIPAKKRNLVLRSNSSGVKEEKPEAPPSLFKKMPVAKKVKSKLPPKSSGEAIPKPPAPKEAPDVCIKITSRAAFQEATKTKVLPPRKGRGLKLEAIVQKITSPNLKKFACKPAATAGTAAATAAAYGTSLSPVAAERERPVKHSGMALVAGDMRLPKPTAAQKAPVMPLAEQLCRNPNGRAPKGKLGGGKKLSTDSCQGEACTLAPGAQPGSTVVAKSLGLLPKKRNRKGKAATLGMAKVPLGPAPPSLPRERAAGPGGGEEVPREGKKPKSEEKEAGGGEGPSEGRPTAGPARGPKPRANHSNYNGYSKRQRKRLAHGKAKAVPARCKSRGKRRRQAQQAPLLHPAEPEIRLKYISCKRLRADSRAPPFAPYVRVERRGEFTTACTVVNSPGEEARLQRGPTGPAPRPRASLPASSTMHMGPVVSKALSAACLVCCLCRNPANYKDLGDLCGPYYPEDCLPKKKSRLKEKARAEGPGEDAVPPTAADRAPRGTEGGCGAGGKAARPEGAAEAAKQSALRSSPRGMFRRLQSCYCCDERTEGEEAAEKPRRHECHKAESPLQEPAGDTQEHWLHEACAVWTAGVFLVAGKLYGLQEAVKAAADLKCSSCQQAGATVGCCQKGCPHTYHYACAVDTGCLLTEESFSLKCPKHKRQPL